In the Streptomyces sp. SJL17-4 genome, CTGGGCTTCTACGAGCGCCTCGGCTACGAGGCGTACGGCCCGGAGTTCCCCGACGCGGGCATGCCGCACCGGGCGATGCGCCGGACGCTGTAGCGGCGGCACGACGGCGGGCCTGGTCCGAAGAACAGGCCCTTGGTTGGTTTCGTTCCGGGCTGCGGTGGTCACTTGCTGGTGTGGCAACCGCGTGGACGTTCGTCCGCGGGTCCGGTGCACTGGCCGCTCTGGCCCGCACCGTTTCCGCCGTTGGTCGGTGGATGCGGCGTCGCCAGCGCGGCGGACCCCGCTCCGAGCACGCCGGCGATGGCCAGCATCAGGGCTGCCGCGCGACGTCCCAGTCGCTGCTTGATCATGCCGCCCTCCCGTCGAGTGGTCGAAATGTCCATTTCATGCTATGCCTCTTCGTGTGGCGCGGCAGGGCGAGAAGAGTCATGACCGACTCGCCGGACCGCTGGAGGGGAGACCGTGGACCAGCTGGCCCTGTTGTTCTTGCTGCTGCTCGGCGCCCTGCTCACCGTGCCCCTCGGTGAGCGGCTCGGACTGCCCGCACCCGTCCTGATGACCCTCATCGGGATCGTGCTGGCCTTCCTGCCCTTCGTGCCGAACGTCGAGATCCCGCCGGAGCTCATCCTCCCGCTGGTCCTGCCCCCTCTGCTGTACGCCTCCGTGCAGCGCACCTCCTGGCGCCAGTTCGCTGCCAACAAGCGGCCCATCTTCCTGCTCGCGGTCGCCCTGGTCTTCGTCACCACGGCCGCCGTCGGCGCGGTCGCGCACTCGCTCGTGCCCGGCCTTCCGCTGGCCGCCGCCATCGCGCTCGGCGCCCTCGTCGCGCCGCCCGACCCGGTCGCGGCGACCGCCGTGGCAGGCTCGCTCGGACTGCCCCGCCGTCTGGTGTCGATCCTGGAGGGCGAGGGCCTCTTCAACGACGTCACCGCGATCGTGCTCTACCACGTGGCCATCGCCGCCGTCGTCAGCGGCTCCTTCTCCTGGCCCGAGGCGGTCGGCGCGCTGGTGCTCTCCGCCGTGGTCGCCATGGTCGTCGGTCTGGGGCTCGGCTGGCTCTCCAACAAGCTCATCGGGCTCCTGGGCGACGCCACCCTCCAGACCGGACTCACCCTTCTCGTGCCCTTCGTGAGTTACGTGCTCGCCGAGGAACTGCACGGCTCCGGCGTCCTCGCCGTCCTGGTCACCGCCCTCTTCCTCGCCGAACACGCGGCCGACGCCGACGACGTGATGGGCCGGCTCGCCGGGCAGACCTTCTGGCAGATCGTCGACACCCTCGTCACCGGCATCGCCTTCGGCCTCATCGGACTGGAGCTCGTGCATGTCTTCGGGGTGGCGGACGGGCACGGCCTGGAGATGCTCGGCTGGGGCGCCGCCGTCGTCGCGGTGGTCGTCGGGGTCCGGCTCCTCTGGCTGCTGCCCGCCACCTGGCTCGCGAAGCGGCTGCACACCCGCCGGGACGTCGACGAGGAGATCCCGACCAGCTGGCGGGAGACCATCGTCATGTGGTGGGCGGGGATGCGCGGGGTGGCCTCGGTGGCGCTCGCGCTCGCCATCCCGCTCCGTACCGACGACGGCTCGCCCTTCCCCGGCCGCGACGAGATCGTCTTCATCGCCTTCTGTGTGATCATCGCCACGCTCGTCTTCCAGGGGCTCACCCTGCCCTGGCTGGTCAGGCGGCTCGGGGTGCGGGCCGACGCGGACGCCGAGCGGGCCCTTGAGCGGGATCTGGCCATCCGGGCCGCGAAGGCCGCCAAGCGCAGGCTCAAGGAGATCGAGGAGGTCGAGGAGCTGCCCGAGGACCTCCAGGAGCGGCTGTTGCGCGGGGCGTACGACATCGGGGCGCGGATCAGTCCGGACATGGTCGACGAGGAGCGGCGGGCCGCGTTCGTCGAGCGGACGAAGCGCTTCAAGGCGGTGCAGCGGATCCAGCGGGAGCTGATGTCGGCCGCGCGGCACGAGGTGCTCTCGGCCCGCAGCGAGCCGGGCGCCGACCCGGAGGTGGTGGACCGGGTGCTGCGCCAGCTGGACGTGCGCAGCATGCGGTGA is a window encoding:
- a CDS encoding Na+/H+ antiporter yields the protein MDQLALLFLLLLGALLTVPLGERLGLPAPVLMTLIGIVLAFLPFVPNVEIPPELILPLVLPPLLYASVQRTSWRQFAANKRPIFLLAVALVFVTTAAVGAVAHSLVPGLPLAAAIALGALVAPPDPVAATAVAGSLGLPRRLVSILEGEGLFNDVTAIVLYHVAIAAVVSGSFSWPEAVGALVLSAVVAMVVGLGLGWLSNKLIGLLGDATLQTGLTLLVPFVSYVLAEELHGSGVLAVLVTALFLAEHAADADDVMGRLAGQTFWQIVDTLVTGIAFGLIGLELVHVFGVADGHGLEMLGWGAAVVAVVVGVRLLWLLPATWLAKRLHTRRDVDEEIPTSWRETIVMWWAGMRGVASVALALAIPLRTDDGSPFPGRDEIVFIAFCVIIATLVFQGLTLPWLVRRLGVRADADAERALERDLAIRAAKAAKRRLKEIEEVEELPEDLQERLLRGAYDIGARISPDMVDEERRAAFVERTKRFKAVQRIQRELMSAARHEVLSARSEPGADPEVVDRVLRQLDVRSMR